In the genome of Populus alba chromosome 11, ASM523922v2, whole genome shotgun sequence, one region contains:
- the LOC118029436 gene encoding KH domain-containing protein At5g56140, translating into MTTTGGLGGVGAGASRFMAYSPSPSAPHSPHISGLRSSAASSALVVEQEKYLSELLAERHKISPFMPVLPNIYRLLNQEILRVTTLFGNASVLGQSGLEHASPLASGGIFSNGAADANGWASRFQSEMSGMLQSSSAQNWLGSQGSSSGLTAKRTIRVDIPVDKYPNYNFVGRLLGPRGNSLKRVEASTDCRVLIRGRGSIKDPAKEEMMRGKPGYEHLNEPLHILVEGELPVEIVDARLMQAREILEDLLKPVDESQDYYKKQQLRELAMINGTLREEGSPMSGSVSPFNNSLGMKRAKTRG; encoded by the exons ATGACCACCACTGGCGGCCTCGGCGGCGTTGGTGCTGGTGCTAGTCGCTTTATGGCTTACTCTCCGTCTCCATCTGCTCCTCACTCCCCTCATATCTCCGGTCTTCGTTCATCGGCAGCTTCCTCTGCTCTCGTAGTCGAGCaagaaaa GTATTTGTCGGAGTTGTTGGCAGAGCGTCACAAGATTAGTCCATTTATGCCTGTGCTTCCTAATATCTATCGGTTGTTGAACCAAG AAATATTGCGTGTAACTACACTGTTCGGGAATGCGTCAGTTTTAGGTCAAAGTGGGCTTGAACATGCTAGTCCTCTGGCTTCTGGAGGAATATTTTCAAATGGAGCAGCTGATGCAAATGGATGGGCATCACGGTTTCAATCAGAA ATGTCAGGTATGTTGCAGTCCTCGTCAGCACAAAACTGGCTGGGCTCTCAAGGTAGCTCATCCGGTCTTACTGCTAAGAGAACTATTAGAGTGGATATTCCTGTCGACAAATATCCTAAT TATAACTTTGTTGGGAGACTTCTTGGTCCTAGGGGGAACTCCCTTAAGCGAGTGGAAGCTAGCACAGATTGCCGTGTCCTGATCAGAGGCCGTGGAAGCATTAAGGATCCAGCCAAG GAAGAAATGATGAGAGGGAAACCAGGGTATGAGCATCTCAATGAACCTCTCCACATCTTAGTTGAGGGTGAATTGCCAGTTGAGATAGTTGATGCTCGGCTAATGCAGGCACGTGAGATACTCGAAGACTTGTTGAAGCCTGTG GATGAATCACAGGATTACTACAAGAAGCAGCAACTGCGAGAGCTAGCAATGATCAATGGTACACTTCGTGAGGAAGGTTCTCCAATGTCAGGTTCTGTCTCCCCCTTCAACAACAGCCTTGGTATGAAGAGGGCTAAGACCAGGGGGTAA
- the LOC118029434 gene encoding ubiquitin-conjugating enzyme E2-17 kDa — protein sequence MASKRINKELKDLQKDPPASCSAGPVADDMFHWQATIMGPADSPFTGGVFLVSIHFPPDYPFKPPKVSFRTKVFHPNINSNGSICLDILKEQWSPALTISKVLLSICSLLTDPNPDDPLVPEIAHMYKTDRAKYETTARSWTQKYAMG from the exons ATGGCTTCCAAGAGGATTAACAAGGAGTTGAAAGACCTGCAGAAGGACCCTCCTGCTTCATGCAGTGCTG GTCCTGTTGCTGATGATATGTTCCACTGGCAAGCAACAATTATGGGCCCTGCTGACAGCCCATTTACTGGTGGTGTATTCCTTGTGTCCATTCACTTTCCTCCAGATTACCCATTCAAGCCACCCAAG GTCTCCTTCCGTACAAAGGTTTTCCACCCTAACATCAACAGCAATGGAAGCATTTGTCTTGACATTCTCAAAGAGCAGTGGAGCCCTGCCCTTACGATATCCAAG GTTCTTCTGTCTATCTGTTCACTGCTGACTGATCCAAACCCGGATGATCCCCTGGTGCCTGAAATTGCTCACATGTACAAGACAGACAGAGCCAAGTATGAAACTACTGCACGGTCCTGGACCCAGAAATATGCCATGGGCTAG
- the LOC118029433 gene encoding phosphatidylinositol/phosphatidylcholine transfer protein SFH13 isoform X1, with translation MSSVEGIVVNDEYRERRSDFENSEDERRRSKIGNLKKKALNASNKFTHSLKKRGKRKIDYRVSSVSIEDVRDAKEESAVHDLRQKLLERDLLPPRHDDYHALLRFLKAREFNIDKTIQMWEEMLNWRKEYGTDTILEDFEFEEAEEVLQYYPQGYHGVDKEGRPVYIERLGKAYPSRLMRITTIERYLKYHVQEFERAIQEKFPACSIAAKRWICSTTTILDVQGLGIKNFTRTAATLLASITKIDNSYYPETLHRMFVVNAGPGFKKMLWPAAQKFLDAKTIAKIQVLEPKSLPKLLEVIDSSQLPDFLGGSCSCSAEGGCLRSNKGPWNDPAIMKLVHNAVPAVVREISRVSNDKQEFDSYNQVCPLKGKSSDKLTAKSGSDIDDHSSPFGPRSSTFACLTPVDEEVRASDPSIFYSCDDNFIPAEKTVHRGGCSEDQSLGINNLGNIPFQVTSNLEGLFIRWFDIVKEKVGKTSIPSAARTLISFVVKLFRSFPLEYLRRQNNIYPSNLMEHNTVIHSTALEAVNEEDHVRPCIERLQRLEKIFEELSNKPAGIPLEKEKMLTESLERIKSVEFDLEKTKRVLHTTVVKQLEITELLDNLRESKCRQRRLFC, from the exons ATGTCAA GTGTTGAGGGAATTGTGGTTAATGATGAATATAGAGAGAGAAGATCTGATTTTGAGAACTCTGAAGATGAAAGACGGCGGTCAAAAATTggtaatctcaagaaaaaggctCTAAATGCTTCGAATAAGTTCACCCATTCTCTTaagaaaagagggaaaaggAAAATAGATTATAGGGTTTCTTCAGTTTCCATAGAAGATGTGAGGGATGCAAAAGAGGAGAGTGCTGTCCATGATTTGCGCCAAAAGCTTCTCGAAAGGGATTTGTTGCCTCCCAGGCATGATGATTATCATGCTTTGTTAAG ATTTCTGAAAGCTAGAGAGTTTAACATTGATAAAACAATCCAGATGTGGGAAGAAATGCTTAACTGGAGGAAAGAATATGGGACAGACACAATTTTAGAG GATTTTGAGTTTGAAGAGGCGGAGGAAGTCTTGCAATATTATCCTCAAGGTTACCATGGAGTTGATAAGGAAGGGCGGCCAGTTTACATTGAGAGGCTTGGGAAAGCTTATCCGAGCAGGCTAATGCGTATCACCACTATAGAGCGGTATTTGAAGTACCATGTCCAAGAGTTTGAGAGGGCCATACAGGAGAAATTCCCTGCCTGTTCTATTGCTGCAAAGAGATGGATATGTTCGACGACAACCATATTAGATGTGCAAGGTTTG GGCATTAAGAATTTTACTCGTACTGCTGCAACTCTTTTGGCTTCCATAACGAAGATAGATAACAGTTACTACCCTGAG ACATTGCATCGTATGTTTGTTGTTAATGCTGGTCCAGGCTTTAAGAAGATGCTCTGGCCAGCAGCACAGAAGTTTCTGGATGCAAAGACTATTGCAAAGATACAG GTTTTGGAGCCCAAATCCCTGCCTAAGCTCCTGGAAGTTATTGACTCAAG TCAATTGCCAGACTTCTTGGGTGGTTCTTGCTCTTGCTCGGCTGAAGGAGGGTGCCTTAGATCCAATAAAGGTCCATGGAATGATCCTGCAATAATGAAG CTTGTACATAATGCAGTACCAGCTGTTGTGAGGGAAATCTCCAGAGTGTCTAATGATAAGCAGGAATTTGACTCATACAATCAGGTATGCCCTCTGAAG GGAAAAAGCAGTGATAAATTAACAGCAAAATCAGGGTCAGATATTGATGATCATTCTTCTCCATTTGGACCAAGGAGTTCTACATTTGCATGCTTGACCCCAGTTGATGAAGAG GTGAGGGCATCCGATCCAAGTATCTTCTACAGTTGTGATGACAATTTTATTCCGGCTGAGAAGACTGTTCATAGAGGGGGGTGTTCTGAGGATCAATCACTTGGGATCAACAATTTGGGGAACATTCCCTTTCAAGTGACATCAAATCTGGAAG GTTTATTCATCCGTTGGTTTGACATTGTAAAGGAAAAGGTTGGGAAAACAAGTATCCCAAGCGCAGCAAGAACCCTGATATCTTTCGTGGTCAAACTTTTTCGTAGTTTTCCATTAGAGTATTTGAGAAGGCAGAACAACATTTATCCATCTAATTTGATGGAACATAACACAGTTATCCATTCAACTGCTCTTGAAGCTGTGAATGAAGAAGATCATGTACGTCCATGTATAGAACGTCTTCAAAGACTAGAGAAAATATTTGAGGAACTTAGCAACAAACCTGCTGGAATCCCTTTGGAAAAGGAGAAAATGCTAACAGAATCTCTGGAGAGGATCAAGTCTGTGGAGTTTGATCttgagaaaacaaagaga GTACTGCATACTACAGTGGTAAAGCAACTTGAGATCACTGAGCTGCTAGACAATCTACGGGAGTCTAAATGTCGT CAAAGAAGATTGTTCTGCTGA
- the LOC118029433 gene encoding phosphatidylinositol/phosphatidylcholine transfer protein SFH13 isoform X2: MSSVEGIVVNDEYRERRSDFENSEDERRRSKIGNLKKKALNASNKFTHSLKKRGKRKIDYRVSSVSIEDVRDAKEESAVHDLRQKLLERDLLPPRHDDYHALLRFLKAREFNIDKTIQMWEEMLNWRKEYGTDTILEDFEFEEAEEVLQYYPQGYHGVDKEGRPVYIERLGKAYPSRLMRITTIERYLKYHVQEFERAIQEKFPACSIAAKRWICSTTTILDVQGLGIKNFTRTAATLLASITKIDNSYYPETLHRMFVVNAGPGFKKMLWPAAQKFLDAKTIAKIQVLEPKSLPKLLEVIDSSQLPDFLGGSCSCSAEGGCLRSNKGPWNDPAIMKLVHNAVPAVVREISRVSNDKQEFDSYNQGKSSDKLTAKSGSDIDDHSSPFGPRSSTFACLTPVDEEVRASDPSIFYSCDDNFIPAEKTVHRGGCSEDQSLGINNLGNIPFQVTSNLEGLFIRWFDIVKEKVGKTSIPSAARTLISFVVKLFRSFPLEYLRRQNNIYPSNLMEHNTVIHSTALEAVNEEDHVRPCIERLQRLEKIFEELSNKPAGIPLEKEKMLTESLERIKSVEFDLEKTKRVLHTTVVKQLEITELLDNLRESKCRQRRLFC, from the exons ATGTCAA GTGTTGAGGGAATTGTGGTTAATGATGAATATAGAGAGAGAAGATCTGATTTTGAGAACTCTGAAGATGAAAGACGGCGGTCAAAAATTggtaatctcaagaaaaaggctCTAAATGCTTCGAATAAGTTCACCCATTCTCTTaagaaaagagggaaaaggAAAATAGATTATAGGGTTTCTTCAGTTTCCATAGAAGATGTGAGGGATGCAAAAGAGGAGAGTGCTGTCCATGATTTGCGCCAAAAGCTTCTCGAAAGGGATTTGTTGCCTCCCAGGCATGATGATTATCATGCTTTGTTAAG ATTTCTGAAAGCTAGAGAGTTTAACATTGATAAAACAATCCAGATGTGGGAAGAAATGCTTAACTGGAGGAAAGAATATGGGACAGACACAATTTTAGAG GATTTTGAGTTTGAAGAGGCGGAGGAAGTCTTGCAATATTATCCTCAAGGTTACCATGGAGTTGATAAGGAAGGGCGGCCAGTTTACATTGAGAGGCTTGGGAAAGCTTATCCGAGCAGGCTAATGCGTATCACCACTATAGAGCGGTATTTGAAGTACCATGTCCAAGAGTTTGAGAGGGCCATACAGGAGAAATTCCCTGCCTGTTCTATTGCTGCAAAGAGATGGATATGTTCGACGACAACCATATTAGATGTGCAAGGTTTG GGCATTAAGAATTTTACTCGTACTGCTGCAACTCTTTTGGCTTCCATAACGAAGATAGATAACAGTTACTACCCTGAG ACATTGCATCGTATGTTTGTTGTTAATGCTGGTCCAGGCTTTAAGAAGATGCTCTGGCCAGCAGCACAGAAGTTTCTGGATGCAAAGACTATTGCAAAGATACAG GTTTTGGAGCCCAAATCCCTGCCTAAGCTCCTGGAAGTTATTGACTCAAG TCAATTGCCAGACTTCTTGGGTGGTTCTTGCTCTTGCTCGGCTGAAGGAGGGTGCCTTAGATCCAATAAAGGTCCATGGAATGATCCTGCAATAATGAAG CTTGTACATAATGCAGTACCAGCTGTTGTGAGGGAAATCTCCAGAGTGTCTAATGATAAGCAGGAATTTGACTCATACAATCAG GGAAAAAGCAGTGATAAATTAACAGCAAAATCAGGGTCAGATATTGATGATCATTCTTCTCCATTTGGACCAAGGAGTTCTACATTTGCATGCTTGACCCCAGTTGATGAAGAG GTGAGGGCATCCGATCCAAGTATCTTCTACAGTTGTGATGACAATTTTATTCCGGCTGAGAAGACTGTTCATAGAGGGGGGTGTTCTGAGGATCAATCACTTGGGATCAACAATTTGGGGAACATTCCCTTTCAAGTGACATCAAATCTGGAAG GTTTATTCATCCGTTGGTTTGACATTGTAAAGGAAAAGGTTGGGAAAACAAGTATCCCAAGCGCAGCAAGAACCCTGATATCTTTCGTGGTCAAACTTTTTCGTAGTTTTCCATTAGAGTATTTGAGAAGGCAGAACAACATTTATCCATCTAATTTGATGGAACATAACACAGTTATCCATTCAACTGCTCTTGAAGCTGTGAATGAAGAAGATCATGTACGTCCATGTATAGAACGTCTTCAAAGACTAGAGAAAATATTTGAGGAACTTAGCAACAAACCTGCTGGAATCCCTTTGGAAAAGGAGAAAATGCTAACAGAATCTCTGGAGAGGATCAAGTCTGTGGAGTTTGATCttgagaaaacaaagaga GTACTGCATACTACAGTGGTAAAGCAACTTGAGATCACTGAGCTGCTAGACAATCTACGGGAGTCTAAATGTCGT CAAAGAAGATTGTTCTGCTGA